From the Cohaesibacter sp. ES.047 genome, one window contains:
- the pgsA gene encoding CDP-diacylglycerol--glycerol-3-phosphate 3-phosphatidyltransferase → MNAAKTFSLPNLLTFARILAVPGVVFFMLWPTLDWTRWTALGIFVVAAITDFFDGYLARRWDLQSALGRMLDPIADKLLVSVCILMLAMDGTLYGWHIWSGVIILCREILVSGLREFLADLQVSVPVTRLAKWKTTAQLVALGFLLAGPAGDKVLPYNSEIGLTLLWLSALLTLYTGYDYFRAGMQYLLDD, encoded by the coding sequence ATGAATGCTGCCAAAACATTCAGCCTGCCCAATCTGCTGACTTTTGCACGCATCCTTGCCGTACCCGGCGTGGTGTTCTTCATGCTCTGGCCCACGCTCGACTGGACGCGGTGGACGGCACTGGGCATCTTTGTGGTTGCGGCCATTACTGATTTTTTCGATGGCTATCTGGCTCGCCGCTGGGATCTTCAATCAGCCTTGGGGCGCATGCTTGATCCGATCGCGGACAAGTTGCTCGTCTCGGTCTGTATTCTCATGCTGGCGATGGATGGCACGCTCTACGGCTGGCACATCTGGTCTGGCGTGATCATCCTGTGTCGCGAGATCCTCGTCTCGGGCTTGCGCGAATTTCTTGCCGACCTTCAGGTCAGCGTACCGGTGACCCGGCTTGCCAAGTGGAAAACAACCGCCCAGTTGGTTGCCTTGGGCTTCCTGCTTGCCGGACCTGCCGGTGACAAGGTTCTACCTTACAACAGCGAGATCGGGCTGACGCTCCTGTGGCTTTCCGCCCTCCTCACGCTCTATACCGGATACGACTATTTCCGGGCCGGCATGCAATACTTGCTCGACGATTGA
- the moaD gene encoding molybdopterin converting factor subunit 1, whose amino-acid sequence MKLVYFAWIRERIGKEEETITLPDSVTKVRDLLVWQRQRGEEYEAAFEDLETVRVALDQFHAEPDDEIGQAEEIAFFPPMTGG is encoded by the coding sequence ATGAAACTCGTCTATTTCGCCTGGATCCGCGAACGGATCGGCAAAGAAGAAGAAACGATCACCCTGCCCGACTCCGTCACCAAGGTCCGTGACCTGCTCGTCTGGCAGCGCCAGCGCGGTGAGGAATATGAGGCCGCCTTTGAGGATCTGGAGACCGTCCGCGTGGCCCTTGATCAATTCCACGCCGAACCGGATGATGAGATTGGTCAGGCAGAGGAAATCGCCTTTTTCCCGCCCATGACCGGCGGCTGA
- a CDS encoding branched-chain amino acid aminotransferase — MAGPAFDQHEGFIWYNGEYVEWKDAKLHVLSHGLHYGSTVFEGVRAYGGEIFKLQEHTDRLFRSAETLGMTVPYSKDEIKQLQKDIIAKEGLIDAYLRPVIWRGSEMMGISAQSNRINVAIAAWNWPSYFKPEDRLKGLRLATAEWRRPDPRTIPCHAKAAGLYMICTLSKHKVENEGYNDAMMLDYEGNVAEATGANIFFSKDGVLHTPIPDCFLDGITRQTVVDLARRRGIKVIERKIRPEELGDFEECFLTGTAVEVTPVASIDSNSFTPGAITTQLMDDYTSEVNPQAIAAE; from the coding sequence ATGGCGGGACCCGCATTTGACCAGCACGAAGGCTTCATCTGGTACAATGGTGAGTATGTAGAGTGGAAAGACGCCAAGTTGCATGTCCTCTCACATGGCCTTCATTATGGCTCCACGGTGTTTGAAGGGGTTCGTGCCTATGGCGGCGAAATCTTCAAGCTGCAAGAGCATACCGACCGTCTGTTCCGGTCAGCAGAAACGCTCGGCATGACCGTTCCCTACAGCAAGGACGAGATTAAACAGCTGCAGAAGGATATCATCGCCAAGGAAGGCCTCATCGATGCCTATCTTCGCCCGGTTATCTGGCGCGGTTCCGAAATGATGGGCATCTCTGCCCAGTCGAACCGGATCAATGTTGCCATTGCGGCGTGGAATTGGCCGTCCTACTTCAAGCCGGAAGATCGCCTCAAGGGCTTGCGTCTGGCGACTGCCGAGTGGCGTCGTCCGGACCCGCGCACCATTCCTTGCCATGCCAAGGCTGCCGGTCTTTACATGATCTGCACTCTGTCCAAGCACAAGGTGGAGAATGAAGGCTACAATGACGCGATGATGCTCGACTATGAGGGCAATGTCGCAGAGGCGACCGGTGCCAATATCTTCTTCTCCAAGGATGGTGTCCTGCACACACCGATTCCGGATTGCTTCCTTGACGGGATCACGCGGCAGACCGTTGTCGATCTTGCTCGGCGCCGCGGTATCAAGGTCATCGAGCGCAAAATCCGTCCTGAAGAGCTGGGAGATTTCGAAGAATGCTTCCTGACCGGCACGGCTGTCGAAGTAACCCCTGTCGCGAGCATCGACAGCAACAGCTTCACGCCCGGTGCCATCACCACGCAGTTGATGGATGACTATACAAGTGAAGTGAACCCTCAGGCAATTGCCGCCGAATGA
- a CDS encoding calcium/sodium antiporter produces MYLYLSGGLVLLLVAGDLLVRGSIALATRLGIPPLIIGLTIVSFGTSAPELIISLDAAFSNAPGISIGNIVGSNITNILLVLGLPALIRVTQCNESGVRSSTAFMLAVSVILVALSWDGLLDFRAGIIFLALLGFFLSWTVWTSRQQKNEANDLLDEDMLEEAPSNLWLAVAFTVIGIIGLPIGGNLAVEGATLIARNWGVSDAAIGLTVVALGTSLPELVTTLVAAIRNQSAVAIGNVVGSNIFNILAIMGVTATIIPIEVPQQIIHFDFWIMLAASALMLPIALLRMPITRIRGVGMLIAYGCYIAFVFKYGTPKPPHLF; encoded by the coding sequence ATGTATTTGTACCTCAGTGGAGGTCTTGTCCTTCTGCTCGTGGCAGGAGACCTTCTCGTGCGCGGCTCCATCGCGCTCGCCACGCGTCTCGGGATTCCCCCTCTCATTATCGGTCTGACCATTGTTTCGTTCGGCACGTCCGCGCCGGAACTGATCATCTCGCTGGACGCTGCATTCAGCAATGCGCCGGGCATTTCGATCGGCAACATCGTCGGCTCCAACATCACCAATATTTTGCTGGTCCTGGGCCTTCCTGCGCTCATCCGGGTCACGCAATGCAACGAAAGCGGCGTACGATCCAGCACGGCCTTCATGCTTGCCGTCTCGGTCATCCTGGTGGCCTTGTCTTGGGATGGTTTGCTTGATTTCCGGGCTGGCATCATCTTTCTTGCGCTTCTTGGTTTCTTTCTCAGCTGGACGGTATGGACCTCGCGCCAGCAGAAGAATGAAGCCAATGACCTGCTCGACGAAGACATGCTGGAGGAAGCCCCCTCCAATCTCTGGCTCGCAGTCGCATTTACGGTTATCGGCATTATCGGCCTGCCCATTGGCGGCAATCTGGCCGTTGAAGGGGCGACACTCATCGCGCGCAACTGGGGTGTTTCAGACGCAGCCATCGGCCTGACGGTCGTCGCGCTGGGCACCTCCCTGCCCGAACTGGTCACCACCCTTGTTGCCGCCATTCGGAACCAGTCTGCGGTGGCGATCGGCAACGTGGTCGGCTCCAACATCTTCAATATACTTGCCATCATGGGTGTCACCGCGACCATCATTCCGATTGAGGTTCCCCAGCAGATCATTCACTTTGACTTCTGGATCATGCTGGCGGCGTCGGCTCTGATGCTCCCCATCGCGCTGTTGCGCATGCCAATCACGCGCATCCGCGGGGTTGGCATGTTGATCGCATATGGCTGCTACATCGCGTTTGTGTTCAAATACGGTACGCCCAAACCTCCGCATCTTTTCTAG
- the uvrC gene encoding excinuclease ABC subunit UvrC encodes MTEESDTPSDNDQPSKPRTGFDVIGDFVRRLPNSPGVYRMFNANGDVLYVGKARNLKKRVSNYARHGNQTNRILRMIQLTASMEFVTTNTETEALLLEANLIKRLRPRFNVLLRDDKSFPYILIGEDHEAPQIAKHRGARKRKGKYYGPFASAGAVNNTINALQKAFLLRTCTDSVYESRTRPCLLHQIKRCAAPCTGEISTEGYSHLVREAHQFLTGKSQTVRKEMSEHMQKASEDLDFETAAIYRDRLAALSHIQSHQGINPQNTEEADVFACYQDGGQTCIQVFFFRTGQNWGNRAYFPKADKTQTEEEVLGAFLAQFYDNKPCPRLVLLSHKVEEQDLVAEALTSKSEHKVTVSHPMRGEKKDLVDHAHANAREALGRRLAETSSQTRLLEGVAEVFGLPSAPGRVEVYDNSHIQGTNAVGGMIVAGPEGFMKNQYRKFNIKSEDITPGDDYGMMREVLQRRFSRLLKENGPRPETAQSGEDEGHKGDPAWPDLLLIDGGRGQLNAVLEILAELSVHDLPVVGVAKGPDRDAGRENFFMPGRDNFMLPLRDPVLYFIQRLRDEAHRFAIGTHRARRSKQIAQTGLEDIPGIGPARKRALLHHFGTAKAVRGAALADLLAVEGISEHMAQAIHAYFHEDNH; translated from the coding sequence ATGACAGAAGAATCAGATACCCCGTCAGACAATGACCAACCCTCCAAACCCCGGACGGGCTTTGATGTCATAGGCGATTTCGTGCGGCGGCTGCCGAATAGCCCCGGCGTCTATCGCATGTTCAATGCGAACGGTGACGTGCTCTATGTCGGCAAGGCGCGCAATCTGAAAAAGCGTGTCTCCAACTATGCCCGCCATGGCAATCAGACCAACCGCATCCTGCGGATGATCCAGCTGACGGCCAGCATGGAGTTCGTGACCACCAACACCGAGACCGAAGCCCTGTTGCTGGAAGCGAACCTCATCAAGAGGCTGCGCCCTCGCTTCAACGTGTTGCTGCGCGACGACAAGAGCTTTCCCTATATTCTCATCGGCGAGGACCATGAAGCGCCACAGATTGCCAAGCACCGGGGCGCACGCAAACGCAAAGGCAAATACTACGGCCCCTTCGCCTCGGCTGGCGCGGTGAACAACACCATCAACGCACTGCAAAAGGCTTTCCTTTTGCGCACGTGCACCGATTCCGTCTACGAAAGCCGCACCCGTCCCTGCCTTCTTCATCAAATCAAGCGCTGCGCGGCCCCCTGCACCGGCGAAATCTCGACCGAAGGCTACAGCCATCTCGTGCGCGAGGCGCATCAGTTTCTCACGGGCAAAAGCCAGACCGTGCGCAAAGAAATGTCCGAACACATGCAGAAGGCGTCCGAGGATCTCGATTTTGAAACCGCCGCCATCTACCGCGACCGGCTCGCCGCCCTTAGTCACATCCAGTCCCATCAGGGCATCAATCCGCAAAACACCGAAGAAGCGGATGTCTTTGCCTGCTATCAGGACGGTGGCCAGACCTGCATTCAGGTGTTCTTCTTTCGCACCGGCCAGAACTGGGGCAACCGCGCCTATTTTCCCAAGGCCGACAAGACCCAGACCGAAGAGGAGGTGCTCGGTGCCTTCCTCGCCCAGTTCTACGACAACAAGCCCTGCCCGCGCCTTGTGCTGCTCTCCCATAAGGTCGAGGAGCAGGACCTGGTCGCAGAAGCTCTCACCAGCAAGTCCGAACACAAGGTAACGGTCAGCCATCCAATGCGGGGCGAGAAAAAGGATCTCGTTGATCATGCCCACGCAAATGCCCGCGAGGCACTGGGGCGGCGATTGGCGGAAACCTCAAGCCAGACCCGTCTCCTCGAAGGCGTGGCCGAGGTCTTTGGGCTGCCATCAGCACCCGGTCGGGTCGAAGTCTATGACAACAGCCACATTCAGGGCACCAACGCCGTCGGCGGCATGATTGTCGCCGGTCCCGAAGGCTTCATGAAGAACCAGTACCGCAAATTCAACATCAAGTCAGAAGACATCACACCCGGCGATGATTATGGCATGATGCGCGAAGTACTCCAGCGTCGGTTCTCGCGCCTTTTGAAGGAAAACGGCCCGCGCCCCGAAACGGCACAATCAGGTGAAGACGAAGGTCATAAGGGGGACCCCGCCTGGCCGGATTTGTTGCTCATCGACGGCGGGCGCGGCCAGCTCAACGCCGTGCTGGAAATCCTCGCCGAACTTAGCGTCCACGATCTCCCGGTGGTTGGTGTGGCCAAGGGACCAGACCGCGACGCAGGCCGGGAAAACTTTTTCATGCCCGGACGCGATAATTTCATGTTACCCTTACGCGATCCCGTTCTTTATTTCATTCAGCGGCTCCGCGATGAAGCCCACCGGTTCGCCATTGGCACCCATCGCGCCCGGCGCTCCAAACAGATTGCCCAGACCGGCCTTGAGGATATCCCCGGCATCGGTCCGGCAAGAAAGCGCGCCCTGCTGCACCATTTTGGAACGGCCAAGGCTGTGCGCGGCGCTGCACTTGCCGACCTTCTAGCCGTCGAAGGCATATCCGAACACATGGCGCAAGCCATCCACGCTTATTTTCACGAAGATAACCACTGA
- a CDS encoding molybdenum cofactor biosynthesis protein MoaE: MTVRLQTEDFDIASEIDALTLGNHAIGAVVTFTGLVRDMLGDARITDMTLEHYPAMAQAELERIEREAATRWPALQGSCIIHRHGTLLPGDRIVLVVTVSSHRQVAFEAAEFIMDYLKTRAPFWKKESLASGDSGWVSATDADDAALNRWQET; the protein is encoded by the coding sequence ATGACCGTTCGGCTGCAAACCGAGGATTTTGATATTGCCTCGGAGATTGATGCCCTGACCCTTGGCAACCATGCCATCGGCGCTGTCGTTACATTCACCGGTCTGGTCAGGGACATGCTCGGCGACGCCCGCATCACCGATATGACCCTTGAGCATTATCCCGCCATGGCACAGGCAGAACTCGAACGGATCGAACGGGAAGCAGCAACCCGCTGGCCTGCCCTTCAGGGCAGCTGCATCATTCACCGGCACGGAACGCTCCTGCCGGGGGATCGCATCGTTCTGGTGGTCACGGTATCATCCCACCGCCAAGTCGCGTTCGAGGCTGCCGAATTCATCATGGACTATCTCAAGACCCGCGCCCCCTTCTGGAAGAAGGAGAGCCTTGCCTCGGGTGATAGCGGCTGGGTGAGCGCAACCGATGCCGATGACGCCGCGCTCAACCGCTGGCAGGAAACCTGA